A single region of the Rathayibacter rathayi genome encodes:
- the corA gene encoding magnesium/cobalt transporter CorA has product MTIVDNAVYVDGRRIRNPDSLEDTFELMRDERGMAWIGLYRPTREEVEAVAEEFGLHPLAVEDALSGHQRAKLERYDDGLFVVLRPARYADAAETVVFGELHVFVGPDFVVTIRHADSPDLARVRRRLEEDPALLARGPEAVLYAILDQVVDEYAPVVLGVQGDVDEIEDQLFGDDSDDGLSERIYRLSREVIHFQRSVQPLTALVHELLQDSTPAEGEPSPSPERIELRRSLRDVLDHTIRVTEAVDSLRAILDKALTVHSTLVSRRQTEAGLAQNDVIRTISSWAAILFAPTLVAGIYGMNFDDMPELHWRLGYPWALGLMVLFGFVLYAVFKRKKWL; this is encoded by the coding sequence ATGACCATCGTCGACAACGCCGTGTACGTCGACGGCCGCCGCATCCGCAACCCCGACTCGCTCGAGGACACCTTCGAGCTGATGCGGGACGAGCGGGGGATGGCCTGGATCGGGCTGTACCGGCCGACCCGCGAGGAGGTCGAGGCGGTCGCCGAGGAGTTCGGCCTGCATCCGCTCGCCGTGGAGGACGCGCTCAGCGGGCACCAGCGGGCCAAGCTCGAGCGCTACGACGACGGGCTCTTCGTGGTCCTGCGGCCCGCGCGCTATGCGGACGCCGCCGAGACCGTGGTCTTTGGCGAGTTGCACGTCTTCGTGGGCCCGGACTTCGTGGTGACGATCCGGCACGCCGACTCGCCGGACCTCGCCCGCGTGCGGCGGCGGCTGGAAGAGGACCCGGCGCTGCTGGCCCGCGGACCGGAGGCTGTGCTCTACGCGATTCTCGACCAGGTCGTCGACGAGTACGCCCCCGTGGTTCTCGGCGTGCAGGGCGACGTGGACGAGATCGAAGATCAGCTCTTCGGCGACGACTCCGACGACGGGCTGTCGGAGCGCATCTACCGGCTCTCGCGCGAGGTCATCCACTTCCAGCGCTCGGTACAGCCGCTGACCGCGCTGGTGCACGAGCTGCTGCAGGACTCCACGCCCGCGGAGGGCGAGCCCTCGCCCTCGCCGGAGCGGATCGAGCTGCGTCGCTCGCTGCGCGACGTGCTCGATCACACGATCCGCGTCACGGAGGCGGTTGACTCCCTCCGCGCGATCCTGGACAAGGCGCTCACCGTGCACTCGACGCTCGTCTCGCGCCGCCAGACCGAGGCCGGGCTCGCCCAGAACGACGTCATCCGCACGATCTCCTCGTGGGCGGCGATCCTGTTCGCTCCGACGCTCGTGGCCGGCATCTACGGGATGAACTTCGACGACATGCCGGAGCTGCACTGGCGGCTCGGCTACCCCTGGGCGCTGGGTCTGATGGTGCTGTTCGGATTCGTGCTGTATGCGGTGTTCAAGCGAAAGAAATGGCTCTGA
- a CDS encoding GuaB1 family IMP dehydrogenase-related protein has protein sequence MRFSGGTPSGDLTYSDVFLVPGRSSVTSRLDVSLAPGDGTGATIPIVSSNMNSVTGQRLAATLARRGGLGVLPQDMPLQALDAAIRWVKRQPVAFSGALTASAATTVEEALRILPAVAGHGFVVQEEGGAIVGCVPASRLATALPDARLGDLVHSATASIDADDVPTARAAFDLMVAADLDFAPVLHHGALVGTLSRTGALRSTIYDPALDADGRLRVAAAVGINGDVVAKARALVAAGVDVLVLDTAHGHQEGMLRALRTVSALDLGVPIAAGNVVTADAVHDLVDAGADILKVGVGPGAMCTTRMMTAVGRPQFSAVLETAERAQELGAHVWADGGVRYPRDVALALAAGAASVMIGSWFAGTIEAPGELRSDAAGRVYKESWGMASAKAVQERFDRLDAYELARKRLFAEGISSSTIYLDPLRPSVEDLLDMITSGVRSSFAYAGARSVADFHERAHVGLQSAAGYEEGKALPVSW, from the coding sequence ATGCGTTTCTCCGGCGGCACACCCTCAGGCGACCTCACCTACTCGGACGTCTTCCTCGTCCCCGGCCGCTCATCTGTGACGAGCCGCCTGGACGTGTCGCTCGCTCCGGGCGACGGCACGGGGGCGACGATCCCGATCGTCTCCTCGAACATGAACTCGGTCACGGGTCAGCGTCTGGCGGCGACGCTGGCTCGCCGCGGCGGCCTCGGCGTCCTGCCGCAGGACATGCCCCTGCAGGCCCTGGACGCCGCGATCCGCTGGGTGAAGCGCCAGCCGGTCGCCTTCTCCGGTGCCCTCACCGCCTCGGCGGCCACCACTGTGGAGGAGGCGCTGCGCATCCTGCCGGCCGTTGCCGGCCACGGTTTCGTGGTGCAGGAGGAGGGCGGCGCGATCGTGGGCTGCGTCCCCGCCTCGCGTCTGGCGACCGCCCTGCCGGATGCGCGGCTGGGCGACCTCGTGCACAGCGCCACTGCCTCCATCGACGCCGACGACGTGCCCACCGCGCGCGCCGCCTTCGACCTCATGGTGGCCGCCGACCTCGACTTCGCCCCGGTACTGCACCACGGCGCGCTGGTCGGCACGCTCTCGCGCACCGGCGCGCTCCGCTCCACGATCTACGACCCGGCCCTCGACGCCGACGGGCGGCTGCGCGTCGCGGCTGCGGTCGGCATCAACGGCGACGTCGTGGCGAAGGCGCGCGCGCTCGTCGCGGCGGGCGTCGACGTCCTGGTCCTCGACACCGCGCATGGCCATCAGGAGGGGATGCTGCGGGCGCTGCGGACGGTCTCGGCGCTCGATCTCGGGGTGCCGATCGCAGCGGGCAACGTCGTCACTGCGGACGCGGTGCACGATCTCGTCGACGCCGGGGCAGACATCCTCAAGGTCGGTGTCGGCCCCGGCGCGATGTGCACGACCCGGATGATGACCGCGGTCGGCCGCCCGCAGTTCTCGGCGGTCCTCGAGACGGCGGAGCGCGCGCAGGAGCTGGGCGCCCACGTCTGGGCGGACGGCGGAGTGCGCTATCCGCGCGACGTCGCCCTCGCTCTGGCCGCGGGCGCCGCCTCCGTGATGATCGGCTCCTGGTTCGCGGGCACGATCGAGGCGCCGGGGGAGCTGCGCAGCGACGCGGCTGGCCGGGTCTACAAGGAGAGCTGGGGCATGGCGTCGGCCAAGGCGGTGCAGGAGCGGTTCGACCGCCTCGACGCCTACGAGCTGGCCCGCAAGCGCCTCTTCGCCGAAGGCATCTCCTCCTCCACCATCTACCTCGACCCGCTGCGCCCCTCGGTCGAGGATCTGCTCGACATGATCACCTCGGGCGTGCGTTCCTCCTTCGCCTACGCCGGCGCCCGGAGTGTGGCCGATTTCCACGAGCGCGCCCACGTCGGCCTGCAGTCGGCGGCGGGCTACGAGGAGGGCAAGGCGCTGCCGGTCAGCTGGTGA
- a CDS encoding 2-oxoglutarate dehydrogenase E1 subunit family protein, with translation MSSQLTGAGTEQGAEDFGANEWLVEELYEQYSADRASVDESWWPILERYGAQLANSGKTAPAPAPPRHSRHRSPSGSPRAAEVP, from the coding sequence GTGTCGAGCCAGTTGACCGGAGCAGGAACAGAGCAGGGCGCGGAGGACTTCGGAGCCAACGAGTGGCTCGTGGAGGAGCTGTACGAGCAGTACAGCGCCGACCGCGCCTCGGTGGACGAGTCCTGGTGGCCCATCCTGGAGCGCTACGGCGCCCAGCTCGCGAACTCCGGCAAGACCGCGCCGGCGCCCGCCCCGCCGCGGCACAGCAGGCACCGGTCGCCGAGCGGATCTCCTCGAGCGGCGGAGGTGCCGTGA
- a CDS encoding multifunctional oxoglutarate decarboxylase/oxoglutarate dehydrogenase thiamine pyrophosphate-binding subunit/dihydrolipoyllysine-residue succinyltransferase subunit, translating to MSSSGGGAVTHPAPTSSEQAPASRTTSKQPKAQPIPADAPVSKPAEEDSTPNEDVVTPLRGMAKSLATNMDASLSIPTATSVRTIPAKLMIDNRIVINNHLRRTRGGKVSFTHVIGWALIRALKDFPSQNVFYDEVDGKPAVVAPAHVNLGIAIDMPKPDGTRALLVPSIKRADTLSFTAYLSAYEDLVKRARGNKLVAGDFAGTTLSLTNPGGIGTVHSVPRLMKGQGCIIGAGALEYPAEFQGASEKTLVELGIGKTITLTSTYDHRVIQGAGSGEFLGIVHELLLGGRDFYEDIFAALRIPYDPIHWSTDIAVDLAERVSKTARVQELINSFRVRGHLMADVDPLEYVQRSHPDLAIESHGLTFWDLDREFVTDGFGGKRQLKLRDILGILRDSYCRTVGVEYMHIQDPEQRAWMQHKLERGYEKPGHDEQLRILGKLNEAEAFETFLQTKYVGQKRFSLEGGESLIALLDAVLQGAADEQLDEVAIGMAHRGRLNVLTNIAGKTYGQIFREFEGTQDPRTVQGSGDVKYHLGTEGTFRGAAGEEIPVYLAANPSHLEAVNGVLEGIVRAKQDRKPIGTFTTLPILVHGDAAMAGQGVVVETLQMSQLRAYRTGGTIHININNQVGFTTPPHEARTSIYSTDGAKSIQAPIFHVNGDDPEAVVHVGQLAFEYRQRFHRDVVIDLICYRRRGHNEGDDPSMTQPLMYSLIEAKRSVRKLYTEALVGRGDITEQEYDHAHQDFQNRLERAFAETHAAQTGAIPVITANGDSVADLELPDAQQGEDYPGEPEVTGVKNEVITRIGDAFTTPPEGFTVHPKLQQLLTKRKEMSRSGSIDWAFGELLALGSLLLEDTPVRLVGQDTRRGTFVQRHAVLHDRENGQEWLPLMNLSEQQARLWIYDSLLSEYAAMAFEYGYSVERPDSLVLWEAQFGDFANGAQIVIDEFISSAEQKWGQRSSLVLLLPHGYEGQGPDHSSARIERYLQMCAERNMTVARPSTPASYFHLLRRQAYSRPRRPLVVFTPKAMLRLRGASSPVEDFTSGRFEPVIDDARIQDASAVQRVLLHAGKVHYDLKAELEKKPDDAIALVRVEQYYPAPIDELRGIAERYPDAEFVWVQDEPENQGAWPFIALEVAPKLGRAIRVVSRPAAASPAAGSAKRHASEQADLLSRALTR from the coding sequence ATCTCCTCGAGCGGCGGAGGTGCCGTGACCCATCCCGCCCCCACGTCCTCCGAGCAGGCCCCCGCATCCCGCACGACGTCCAAGCAGCCCAAAGCCCAGCCGATCCCGGCCGACGCGCCGGTGAGCAAGCCTGCTGAGGAGGACTCCACGCCGAACGAGGACGTCGTCACTCCGCTGCGCGGCATGGCGAAGAGCCTCGCGACAAACATGGACGCCAGCCTCAGCATCCCCACCGCCACGAGCGTCCGAACGATCCCGGCGAAGCTGATGATCGACAACCGCATCGTGATCAACAACCACCTGCGCCGCACCCGCGGCGGCAAGGTCTCGTTCACCCACGTCATCGGCTGGGCGCTCATCCGCGCGCTCAAGGACTTCCCGAGCCAGAACGTCTTCTACGACGAGGTCGACGGCAAGCCGGCGGTCGTCGCTCCCGCGCACGTCAACCTGGGCATCGCGATCGACATGCCCAAGCCCGACGGCACCCGCGCCCTGCTCGTCCCGAGCATCAAGCGCGCGGACACACTCAGCTTCACCGCCTACCTCTCGGCCTACGAGGACCTAGTCAAGCGGGCCCGCGGCAACAAGCTCGTCGCCGGCGACTTCGCGGGCACCACGCTCTCGCTGACGAACCCCGGCGGCATCGGCACGGTCCACTCGGTCCCGCGCCTGATGAAGGGCCAGGGCTGCATCATCGGCGCCGGTGCCCTCGAGTACCCGGCCGAGTTCCAGGGCGCGTCCGAGAAGACGCTGGTCGAGCTGGGCATCGGCAAGACCATCACCCTGACCTCGACCTACGACCACCGCGTCATCCAGGGCGCCGGCTCGGGCGAGTTCCTGGGGATCGTGCACGAGCTGCTGCTCGGCGGTCGCGACTTCTACGAGGACATCTTCGCCGCTCTACGCATCCCCTACGACCCGATCCACTGGTCGACCGACATCGCCGTCGACCTGGCCGAGCGCGTCTCCAAGACCGCCCGCGTCCAGGAGCTCATCAATTCGTTCCGCGTCCGCGGGCACCTGATGGCCGACGTCGATCCGCTGGAGTACGTGCAGCGCTCGCACCCCGACCTCGCCATCGAGAGCCACGGACTCACCTTCTGGGACCTCGACCGCGAATTCGTCACGGACGGTTTCGGCGGCAAACGCCAGCTCAAGCTCCGCGACATCCTCGGCATCCTCCGCGACTCCTATTGCCGCACGGTCGGCGTCGAGTACATGCACATCCAGGACCCAGAGCAGCGCGCGTGGATGCAGCACAAGCTCGAGCGCGGCTACGAGAAGCCGGGCCACGACGAGCAGCTGCGCATCCTCGGCAAGCTCAACGAGGCCGAAGCCTTCGAGACCTTTCTGCAGACCAAGTACGTGGGCCAGAAGCGCTTCTCGCTCGAGGGCGGGGAGTCGCTGATCGCCCTCTTGGACGCTGTGCTGCAGGGCGCGGCCGACGAGCAGCTCGACGAGGTCGCGATCGGGATGGCCCACCGCGGTCGCCTGAACGTCCTGACCAACATCGCCGGCAAGACCTACGGTCAGATCTTCCGCGAGTTCGAGGGCACGCAGGACCCGCGCACGGTCCAGGGCTCCGGAGACGTGAAGTATCACCTCGGCACCGAGGGCACCTTCCGCGGTGCGGCCGGCGAGGAGATCCCCGTGTACCTCGCGGCGAATCCCTCCCACCTCGAGGCCGTCAACGGTGTGCTCGAGGGCATCGTCCGCGCCAAGCAGGACCGCAAGCCCATCGGCACCTTCACCACGCTGCCGATCCTCGTTCACGGTGACGCGGCGATGGCGGGTCAGGGCGTGGTCGTCGAGACCCTGCAGATGTCGCAGTTGCGCGCGTACCGCACCGGCGGCACGATCCACATCAACATCAACAACCAGGTCGGATTCACGACTCCGCCGCACGAGGCGCGCACCTCGATCTACTCGACCGACGGCGCCAAGTCGATCCAGGCACCGATCTTCCATGTGAACGGCGATGACCCGGAGGCCGTCGTGCACGTCGGCCAGCTCGCGTTCGAATACCGCCAGCGCTTCCACCGCGACGTGGTCATCGACCTGATCTGCTACCGCCGCCGCGGGCACAACGAGGGCGACGACCCCTCGATGACCCAGCCGCTGATGTACAGCCTGATCGAGGCGAAGCGCTCGGTGCGCAAGCTCTACACCGAGGCGCTCGTGGGTCGCGGCGACATCACCGAGCAGGAGTACGACCACGCGCACCAGGACTTCCAGAACCGCCTGGAGCGCGCCTTCGCCGAGACCCACGCCGCGCAGACCGGCGCGATCCCCGTGATCACCGCCAACGGTGACTCCGTGGCCGACCTTGAACTGCCCGACGCGCAGCAGGGCGAGGACTATCCGGGCGAGCCCGAGGTGACCGGAGTGAAGAACGAGGTCATCACCCGCATCGGCGACGCCTTTACCACTCCGCCCGAGGGCTTCACCGTGCACCCGAAGCTCCAGCAGCTCCTCACCAAGCGCAAAGAGATGAGCCGCTCCGGCTCGATCGACTGGGCGTTCGGCGAACTGCTCGCGCTCGGCTCGCTCCTGCTCGAGGACACCCCGGTGCGCCTGGTCGGCCAGGACACCCGCCGCGGCACCTTCGTCCAGCGCCACGCCGTGCTGCACGACCGCGAGAACGGTCAGGAGTGGCTGCCGCTGATGAACCTGTCCGAGCAGCAGGCGCGGCTCTGGATCTACGACTCGCTGCTCTCGGAATACGCGGCGATGGCGTTCGAGTACGGCTACTCGGTCGAGCGGCCCGACTCGCTCGTGCTGTGGGAGGCGCAGTTCGGCGACTTCGCGAACGGCGCCCAGATCGTGATCGACGAGTTCATCTCGTCGGCCGAGCAGAAGTGGGGACAGCGTTCCTCGCTCGTGCTCCTGCTCCCGCACGGCTATGAAGGCCAGGGGCCCGACCACTCGTCGGCCCGGATCGAGCGCTACCTGCAGATGTGCGCCGAGCGGAACATGACCGTCGCACGCCCGTCGACGCCAGCGTCATACTTCCACCTGCTGCGCCGCCAGGCCTACTCGCGTCCGCGCCGCCCGCTCGTCGTCTTTACTCCGAAGGCGATGCTGCGCCTGCGCGGAGCATCGAGCCCCGTGGAGGACTTCACCTCGGGACGCTTCGAACCGGTGATCGACGACGCGCGGATCCAGGACGCCTCGGCCGTGCAGCGCGTGCTGTTGCACGCCGGCAAGGTCCACTACGACCTCAAGGCCGAGCTGGAGAAAAAGCCGGACGACGCCATCGCGCTAGTCCGGGTCGAGCAGTACTACCCGGCACCGATCGACGAGTTGCGCGGCATCGCCGAGCGCTACCCCGACGCGGAGTTCGTCTGGGTGCAGGACGAGCCCGAGAACCAGGGCGCCTGGCCGTTCATCGCCCTCGAGGTGGCTCCGAAGCTGGGCCGCGCGATCCGCGTGGTCTCGCGTCCGGCGGCGGCCTCGCCCGCGGCCGGTTCGGCCAAGCGGCACGCCTCCGAGCAGGCCGACTTGCTGTCGCGGGCGCTCACCCGCTGA
- a CDS encoding zf-HC2 domain-containing protein: MTDSGCTKAKAELEEYLHNELCKEDAADIREHMAGCVDCADEAKVGVVLTVAVQRACKETAPEDLRAQVLGMLRDEHAAHSSASARL, encoded by the coding sequence ATGACCGACAGCGGCTGCACGAAGGCGAAGGCCGAGCTCGAGGAGTACCTCCACAACGAGCTGTGCAAGGAGGACGCCGCCGACATCCGCGAGCACATGGCCGGGTGCGTCGACTGCGCCGACGAGGCGAAGGTCGGCGTTGTCCTGACCGTCGCGGTGCAGCGCGCCTGCAAGGAGACCGCACCGGAGGACCTGCGCGCCCAGGTGCTCGGGATGCTCCGTGACGAGCACGCTGCGCACTCGTCCGCTTCTGCGCGCCTCTAG
- a CDS encoding sigma-70 family RNA polymerase sigma factor, with product MTRDDEPRTTPADEAPAPADAEQTIVETVEESLDDAPVQAPVDLRSLFEQQALPFIDQLYAAGLRMTKNPSDAQDLVQETFAKAFGAFRQFEQGTNLKAWLYRILTNTFINSYRKKQREPYQSAIDELEDWQLGGAESTTATSSRSAEAEAIDHLPDTAVKEALQAIPEDFRLAVYFADVEGFSYQEIADIMKTPVGTVMSRLHRGRRMLRERLTDYARERGFRAAFTSGSTK from the coding sequence ATGACTCGCGACGACGAACCCCGCACCACCCCCGCCGACGAGGCTCCCGCGCCCGCCGACGCGGAGCAGACGATTGTGGAGACCGTCGAGGAGTCGCTGGACGACGCCCCGGTCCAGGCTCCCGTCGATCTCCGCTCCCTCTTCGAGCAGCAGGCGCTGCCTTTCATCGACCAGCTTTACGCGGCCGGTCTGCGGATGACGAAGAACCCCTCGGACGCGCAGGACCTCGTGCAGGAAACGTTCGCGAAGGCCTTCGGCGCGTTCCGCCAGTTCGAGCAGGGCACGAACCTCAAAGCCTGGCTGTACCGCATCCTCACCAATACGTTCATCAACTCGTACCGCAAGAAGCAGCGCGAGCCCTACCAGAGCGCGATCGACGAGCTCGAGGACTGGCAGTTGGGCGGCGCCGAGTCGACCACGGCTACCTCGAGCCGCTCGGCCGAGGCGGAGGCGATCGACCACCTCCCCGATACCGCGGTGAAGGAGGCGCTCCAGGCGATCCCGGAGGACTTCCGGCTCGCCGTCTACTTCGCGGACGTCGAGGGCTTCTCCTACCAGGAGATCGCGGACATCATGAAGACCCCCGTCGGGACCGTCATGAGCCGGTTGCACCGCGGCCGGCGCATGCTGCGCGAACGACTCACCGACTACGCACGCGAGCGCGGATTCCGCGCCGCATTCACTTCCGGGAGCACGAAATGA
- the aroA gene encoding 3-phosphoshikimate 1-carboxyvinyltransferase, which yields MVFSRYSAPEFDPYGDARALPGDDAWPAPLAAGALDAEVGLPGSKSLTNRELVLSALADGPSTLRAPLHSRDSALMIEALRSLGTTIREAGTTGDFGPDLVVEPAEELLGSTTIDCGLAGTVMRFVPPLAGLALGPTTFDGDPYAAKRPMGATISSLRSLGVDVADDGRGALPFTVHGSGSVRGGDIVVDASRSSQFVSALLLAGARFEEGLHLRHEGSTVPSRPHIDMTIAALAARGVEIGTPADGEWTLAPQRIAGADVLIEPDLSNAAPFLAAALVTRGRVRLRHWPTATTQVGAHLERILPLFGALVERDGDDLVVTGGNEILGVDLDLSEGGELAPALAALAALASTPSTLTGIGHIRHHETDRLAALAAEITGLGGTVTELEDGLRIEPADLHGGRWRTYSDHRMAHAGALIGLVVPGVVIENIATTAKTLPQFPELWTTLAGSV from the coding sequence ATGGTCTTCTCGCGTTATTCCGCTCCCGAGTTCGATCCGTACGGCGACGCCCGTGCGCTCCCCGGCGACGACGCCTGGCCCGCACCGCTCGCGGCCGGGGCGCTCGACGCGGAGGTTGGTCTCCCCGGATCCAAGTCGCTGACCAACCGCGAACTCGTCCTCTCGGCCCTGGCCGACGGGCCCTCGACCCTTCGGGCGCCGCTGCACTCCCGCGACAGCGCCCTGATGATCGAGGCGCTGCGCTCGCTCGGCACGACGATCCGCGAAGCGGGCACGACCGGTGACTTCGGTCCCGACCTCGTCGTCGAGCCGGCCGAGGAGCTGCTCGGTTCGACCACGATCGACTGCGGCCTCGCCGGCACGGTGATGCGCTTCGTCCCGCCGCTGGCCGGCCTAGCGCTCGGCCCGACGACGTTCGACGGTGACCCGTACGCCGCGAAGCGGCCGATGGGGGCCACGATCTCCTCCCTCCGCTCGCTCGGCGTCGACGTGGCCGACGACGGACGAGGCGCGCTCCCCTTCACCGTGCACGGCTCCGGATCCGTCCGGGGCGGCGACATCGTCGTCGACGCCTCCCGATCGAGCCAGTTCGTCTCGGCCCTGCTGCTGGCCGGCGCGCGCTTCGAGGAGGGGCTGCACCTGCGCCACGAGGGCAGCACGGTGCCCTCGCGTCCACACATCGACATGACGATCGCGGCTCTGGCGGCACGCGGAGTCGAGATCGGCACCCCGGCCGACGGCGAGTGGACGCTCGCGCCGCAGCGGATCGCGGGCGCCGACGTCCTGATCGAGCCCGACCTCTCGAACGCGGCGCCGTTCCTCGCCGCAGCCCTCGTCACGCGCGGCCGGGTCCGCCTGCGGCACTGGCCGACCGCCACGACGCAGGTCGGGGCCCACCTCGAGCGGATCCTGCCGCTGTTCGGCGCCCTCGTCGAGCGCGACGGGGACGACCTGGTGGTCACCGGCGGCAACGAGATCCTCGGCGTCGACCTCGACCTCTCCGAGGGCGGCGAGCTCGCCCCCGCCCTGGCGGCACTCGCGGCGCTCGCCTCCACCCCCAGCACGCTCACCGGCATCGGCCACATCCGCCACCACGAGACCGACCGGCTCGCCGCTCTGGCCGCCGAGATCACCGGCCTCGGCGGCACGGTCACCGAGCTCGAGGACGGCCTGCGGATCGAGCCCGCCGACCTGCACGGCGGTCGCTGGCGCACCTACTCCGACCACCGCATGGCGCACGCCGGCGCGCTGATCGGGCTGGTCGTCCCCGGCGTCGTGATCGAGAACATCGCCACGACCGCGAAGACCCTCCCCCAGTTCCCGGAGCTGTGGACGACCCTCGCCGGATCGGTCTGA
- the rsgA gene encoding ribosome small subunit-dependent GTPase A has translation MSWWTDSGLDADGALDDFDGYDESDARVRPNPKGTKPRTKNRPAYEDAESAMVLGVDRGRYTVMIGDGTPEEHEFTAARARELRRQAIVAGDRVDVVGDSSGDEGTLARIVRIRERSTLLRRSADDTDAIERVIVANADQMLCVVAAADPEPRTRLVDRYLVAAFDAGITPMLCITKTDLADPAPFLRNFEGLELRVFLSSQDEPPVDEIAEALLGHESVVVGHSGVGKSTLVNKLVPDAHRATGHVNTVTGRGRHTSSSTVSLRVQRGDRHGWVIDTPGVRSFGLGHVNTDNILGAFTTLAVIAENCPRGCTHLPDSPDCAIIETVEDGLLGASGPERLDSLQRLLTTFATTDGSRR, from the coding sequence GTGTCGTGGTGGACGGACAGCGGCCTCGACGCGGACGGCGCTCTCGACGACTTCGACGGCTACGACGAGTCGGACGCGCGGGTGCGGCCGAACCCGAAGGGCACCAAGCCGCGCACCAAGAACCGTCCCGCCTACGAGGACGCCGAGAGCGCGATGGTGCTCGGAGTCGACCGCGGCCGCTACACGGTGATGATCGGCGACGGGACGCCGGAGGAGCACGAGTTCACAGCAGCTCGGGCCCGCGAGCTGCGGCGTCAGGCGATCGTCGCCGGCGATCGTGTCGACGTGGTCGGCGACTCCAGCGGGGACGAGGGGACCCTTGCGCGAATAGTCCGCATCCGTGAGCGCTCCACGCTCCTGCGCCGCAGCGCCGACGACACCGACGCGATCGAGCGCGTGATCGTCGCCAACGCCGACCAGATGCTCTGCGTGGTGGCCGCTGCCGACCCCGAGCCGCGGACCCGGCTGGTCGACCGCTACCTCGTCGCGGCCTTCGACGCCGGGATCACTCCGATGCTCTGCATCACCAAGACCGACCTCGCGGATCCGGCCCCGTTCCTGCGCAACTTCGAGGGGCTCGAGCTGCGCGTGTTCCTCTCGAGCCAGGACGAGCCGCCCGTCGATGAGATCGCCGAGGCCCTGCTGGGCCACGAGAGCGTCGTCGTCGGGCACTCCGGAGTCGGCAAGTCGACCCTCGTGAACAAGCTCGTGCCGGACGCGCACCGCGCCACCGGGCACGTCAATACGGTGACGGGTCGCGGCCGGCACACGTCCTCCTCCACCGTCTCACTGCGCGTGCAACGCGGCGACCGCCACGGCTGGGTGATCGACACCCCCGGCGTCCGCTCGTTCGGGCTTGGCCATGTGAACACCGACAACATCCTCGGCGCCTTCACGACCCTCGCGGTGATCGCGGAGAACTGCCCGCGCGGCTGCACGCACCTGCCAGACTCCCCCGACTGCGCGATCATCGAGACAGTCGAGGACGGCCTGCTGGGCGCCAGCGGACCGGAGCGCCTCGACTCGCTCCAGCGCCTCCTGACCACCTTCGCCACGACCGACGGAAGCAGACGATGA
- the bcp gene encoding thioredoxin-dependent thiol peroxidase: MTDLSPLPTEARLAAGDTAPAFTLPNQDGEPVSLAEHRGRRVILFFYPEADTPGCTTEACDFRDNAASLRDSGYEVLGLSRDTPEALRRWADAQGITYPLLSDPDMTVHRAYAVWGEKKLYGKTVVGVLRSTFVVGAEGALEFAQYGVRATGHVQALRKKLKLI; this comes from the coding sequence ATGACCGACCTCTCCCCCCTCCCGACCGAGGCGCGCCTCGCCGCCGGCGACACCGCTCCCGCCTTCACGCTGCCGAACCAGGACGGGGAGCCCGTCTCGCTCGCGGAGCACCGCGGGCGCCGCGTCATCCTCTTCTTCTACCCCGAGGCGGACACCCCCGGCTGCACCACGGAGGCGTGCGACTTCCGCGACAACGCGGCCTCGCTGCGCGACTCCGGCTATGAGGTGCTCGGGCTCTCGCGCGACACCCCAGAGGCCTTGCGTCGGTGGGCGGACGCGCAGGGCATCACCTACCCGCTGCTGAGCGACCCCGACATGACGGTCCATCGTGCCTACGCGGTCTGGGGCGAGAAGAAGCTCTACGGCAAGACGGTCGTCGGCGTGCTGCGCTCGACTTTCGTGGTCGGGGCCGAGGGCGCGCTCGAGTTCGCTCAGTACGGGGTCCGGGCGACCGGGCATGTGCAGGCACTGCGGAAGAAGCTGAAGCTGATCTGA